The proteins below are encoded in one region of Desulfomicrobium apsheronum:
- a CDS encoding TIGR03016 family PEP-CTERM system-associated outer membrane protein — translation MKNYLMAAFLLMIAVSPAWADPEWKASLSVSEEYNDNVKEERHGEDDFVTSVRPGLSYRHEGARTLLETSYRGTWNHYASGTRDQEFNHDAMLHGLLDVWEGFFFLDVRDTYRLVNQDRTRGEAVEEDSTIDQLQQNIFTFSPYITPRFGERGQAKVGYAYSNIWYDEEDRDSKNIHRGFVDAEYELTAQTALLSGYSYTQELWEEETLDRNIIYLGGRYAYAENGIVYLKAGPQHTRYRDRDTSSTSLFWDAGLDHDFGSVLLHMNTGVSFEDDPDTGETYERRFGTVRLTKTWSRTTASVFSTLEEYEDRNDDGEDGEEVRRTVLGMSLAHELSERLTASMGLSHDFQNRSDDDTRRWYANVGLKYALSERVGLACWYRFKDSSSDDVEEEYRVNRVGVQLTMTF, via the coding sequence ATGAAAAATTACCTGATGGCAGCCTTTCTTCTGATGATCGCCGTGTCTCCTGCCTGGGCAGACCCCGAGTGGAAGGCATCCTTAAGCGTGAGCGAAGAGTACAACGACAACGTAAAAGAGGAGCGCCACGGCGAAGACGATTTCGTGACCTCCGTCCGGCCCGGTTTGAGCTATAGACACGAGGGCGCGCGCACGCTGCTGGAGACGAGCTACAGGGGAACGTGGAACCATTACGCTTCCGGGACCCGGGATCAGGAATTCAACCACGACGCCATGCTCCATGGCCTGCTGGATGTCTGGGAAGGATTTTTCTTTCTGGACGTCCGCGACACATACCGATTGGTCAATCAGGACCGGACGCGCGGCGAAGCCGTGGAAGAGGACTCGACCATCGACCAGCTGCAGCAGAACATCTTCACTTTTTCTCCCTACATCACCCCGCGCTTCGGAGAGCGCGGTCAGGCCAAGGTCGGGTACGCCTACAGCAACATCTGGTACGACGAGGAAGATCGGGACTCCAAGAACATTCATCGCGGATTCGTGGACGCGGAATACGAACTGACCGCGCAGACGGCCTTGCTCAGTGGCTATTCGTACACCCAGGAACTCTGGGAAGAAGAGACGCTGGACCGCAATATCATCTATCTCGGCGGCCGTTATGCGTACGCCGAAAACGGCATCGTGTACCTGAAGGCAGGGCCCCAGCATACCCGGTACCGGGACCGCGATACCAGCTCCACAAGCCTGTTCTGGGATGCGGGTCTGGATCATGATTTCGGGTCCGTGCTCCTGCATATGAACACGGGAGTGTCCTTCGAGGACGATCCGGACACGGGCGAAACCTATGAGCGCAGGTTCGGCACCGTGCGGCTGACCAAGACTTGGTCCAGAACCACGGCCAGCGTGTTCTCCACCCTGGAAGAGTACGAAGACAGGAACGATGACGGCGAGGACGGAGAGGAGGTGCGCAGGACGGTGCTGGGAATGAGCCTGGCCCATGAGCTGAGCGAGCGACTGACCGCCTCCATGGGGCTGTCCCACGATTTTCAGAATCGGTCGGATGACGACACGCGGCGATGGTACGCAAACGTGGGCCTCAAATATGCCTTGAGCGAACGGGTGGGACTCGCCTGCTGGTATCGGTTCAAGGATTCCTCCTCGGATGACGTGGAGGAAGAATACCGGGTGAACCGGGTCGGAGTGCAGCTCACGATGACATTCTAG
- a CDS encoding XrtA system polysaccharide deacetylase: MKNALTIDVEDYFQVTAFEGVVKRQDWVVYPSRVENNTRRVLDLLDEFSLSGTFFVLGWVAEHFPGVVQAIANGGHEVACHGYGHELIYNLEPHAFRADVRRCKALLEDLTGVPVLGYRAPSYSITNNSMWALDILIEEGFAYDSSIFPIVHDNYGIPGSRRFPYDIVRPGGSIREFPLTTLSVNFAGRRITLPIAGGGYLRLLPAGVVLWGMRSVNTAEKQPVVLYFHPWEMDPDQPRIKARMRSRFRHYLNLDTTEEKVRSLLGELRFDTMARVLGLDGGNGDESTSATRPEVPLP; the protein is encoded by the coding sequence ATGAAAAACGCCTTGACCATAGATGTGGAAGACTATTTTCAAGTCACGGCCTTTGAAGGCGTTGTGAAGCGGCAGGATTGGGTGGTCTATCCCTCCCGGGTCGAGAACAACACCCGGCGGGTGCTGGATTTGCTCGATGAATTCTCCCTGTCGGGCACATTCTTCGTCCTTGGCTGGGTGGCGGAACATTTTCCGGGCGTGGTGCAGGCCATCGCAAACGGCGGTCACGAAGTGGCCTGCCACGGCTATGGCCACGAACTCATCTACAATCTGGAACCTCACGCCTTCCGCGCCGATGTGCGCAGGTGCAAGGCCCTGCTCGAAGACCTGACCGGCGTTCCTGTTCTGGGTTACCGAGCCCCAAGCTATTCCATCACCAATAACTCCATGTGGGCTCTGGACATCCTCATCGAGGAAGGCTTTGCCTATGATTCGAGCATCTTCCCCATTGTCCACGACAATTACGGCATTCCGGGCTCCCGGCGATTTCCCTACGATATCGTTCGTCCTGGCGGCAGCATCCGCGAATTTCCCCTGACCACCCTGTCGGTGAACTTCGCGGGTCGCAGGATCACCCTGCCCATCGCCGGAGGCGGCTATCTGCGCCTTCTCCCTGCGGGGGTCGTGCTGTGGGGGATGCGCAGCGTCAACACTGCGGAAAAGCAGCCCGTGGTTCTCTATTTCCATCCGTGGGAGATGGACCCAGATCAGCCGCGGATCAAGGCCCGGATGAGGTCCCGTTTCCGGCATTATCTCAACCTCGACACGACGGAAGAAAAGGTCCGCAGCCTCCTTGGCGAGCTGCGTTTCGACACCATGGCCAGGGTGCTGGGGCTGGACGGGGGAAACGGCGATGAGAGCACGAGCGCGACCCGCCCGGAGGTTCCCCTGCCATGA
- a CDS encoding FemAB family XrtA/PEP-CTERM system-associated protein: protein MSVRTETFQGAAADWDRFVESMPCAAGYYNHAWRAILERSFGHETYFLAARTNGAISGVLPLVHMRGVFGNFLVSLPFVTYGGLLCRDQASSQALLEAAGELRSRLKARHVELRHTQTVNPDLPARRHKVAMVLALAQSEEAMWTGFNAKVRNQIRKAQKAGLETVWGEEELLDDFYTVFVRNMRDLGTPVYARSFFANILAGLPGVTRIVLIRRQGEPIAAGLLYWHGETLEIPWASSIRDYNSLCPNNLMYWEAIRHGLRLGLRRFDLGRSSLCSGTFKFKEQWGARPEILQWHYLLSSGAKLPNLSNSNPRFSMAISLWRRLPLAMTRTLGPLIVRDIP, encoded by the coding sequence ATGAGCGTACGCACGGAAACCTTTCAGGGCGCGGCAGCGGACTGGGATCGCTTCGTTGAATCGATGCCCTGTGCGGCAGGGTATTACAACCATGCATGGCGGGCTATTCTGGAGCGCAGTTTCGGGCATGAAACCTATTTTCTGGCTGCCAGGACAAACGGCGCCATAAGCGGTGTTTTACCGCTGGTGCACATGCGCGGCGTTTTCGGTAATTTTCTGGTTTCCCTGCCCTTTGTAACCTATGGCGGACTGCTCTGCCGGGACCAGGCTTCAAGCCAGGCCCTGCTGGAAGCCGCCGGGGAATTGCGTTCCCGGCTCAAGGCGCGTCACGTGGAGCTCAGGCACACCCAGACCGTGAACCCGGATCTGCCCGCCAGAAGGCACAAGGTGGCCATGGTGCTTGCCCTGGCCCAAAGCGAAGAGGCGATGTGGACGGGTTTCAACGCCAAGGTCCGCAATCAGATCCGCAAGGCGCAAAAAGCCGGCCTGGAGACGGTCTGGGGCGAGGAAGAACTGCTGGACGATTTTTACACCGTGTTCGTGCGCAACATGAGGGATCTGGGCACTCCCGTGTATGCGCGCTCGTTTTTTGCCAACATCCTGGCCGGTCTGCCCGGCGTGACCCGGATCGTATTGATCAGAAGGCAGGGCGAGCCCATCGCCGCCGGGCTGCTCTATTGGCACGGGGAGACTCTGGAAATTCCCTGGGCCTCGTCCATCCGGGACTACAACTCTCTTTGCCCCAACAATCTCATGTACTGGGAGGCCATTCGCCATGGCCTGCGCCTGGGGCTGCGCCGGTTTGACCTCGGCCGGTCCTCCCTTTGCTCCGGGACGTTCAAATTCAAGGAACAATGGGGGGCGCGGCCCGAAATACTGCAATGGCACTACCTCTTGTCCTCGGGGGCGAAGCTGCCGAACCTGAGCAACAGCAACCCCAGGTTTTCCATGGCCATCAGCCTGTGGCGGCGTCTGCCCCTGGCCATGACCCGCACCCTCGGTCCGTTGATCGTACGGGACATCCCATGA
- a CDS encoding DegT/DnrJ/EryC1/StrS family aminotransferase yields the protein MNGPYLRMLPPSASPLRPADIAAGVRAWMTGQGAESLRREVKRRFGARHVFFTTSGRAGLSASLRAMRTLCPQRDEVLLPAFTSFSVPSAVVNAGLKVGLYDLHPWTLAPDMVSLEKALNRKTLCVVACHLFGYPLDLRPLRELCRAHGAVLLDDAAQAMGARVGAELAGTMGDVGLFSLSRGKNITAVDGGIILTDREDLADAFGAMPALFAAVGRIRTARNLALALALMVMLHPRAYWLPASLPFLGIGRSVFDPDFSLEGLDAFRIGMARSVFDRLDALNEGRRSTAASLRETLREAPGVRVIQAADGTYPVYLRLPVLPVSGAWPGDFASRAKALGVIRSYPLALHHIPKLARYITSAGEYPTAEMLAENLLTLPTHGHVRDNDIKAIVRIFGELPLEKCAGFKEVAA from the coding sequence ATGAACGGCCCCTACTTGCGTATGCTGCCGCCCAGCGCCTCGCCGCTGCGTCCCGCCGATATCGCGGCCGGGGTCAGGGCGTGGATGACCGGCCAGGGCGCGGAATCCCTGCGGCGTGAGGTGAAACGGCGGTTCGGAGCGCGGCATGTTTTTTTTACGACCTCCGGCCGGGCCGGACTCTCGGCCTCGCTGCGTGCCATGCGCACGCTTTGCCCGCAGCGGGACGAGGTGCTGCTGCCAGCATTCACTTCCTTTTCCGTGCCCTCGGCCGTGGTCAATGCGGGGCTCAAGGTCGGCCTTTACGATCTGCACCCCTGGACCCTGGCCCCGGATATGGTCAGCCTGGAAAAAGCCTTGAACCGCAAGACATTGTGCGTCGTGGCCTGCCATCTTTTCGGATATCCGCTGGATCTTCGCCCTCTGCGTGAATTGTGTCGTGCCCATGGCGCGGTTCTTCTGGATGACGCCGCGCAGGCCATGGGCGCTCGGGTTGGAGCGGAGTTGGCCGGAACCATGGGCGACGTGGGGCTTTTCAGCCTGAGCCGGGGCAAGAACATCACCGCCGTGGACGGGGGAATCATTCTGACCGACCGCGAGGACCTGGCGGACGCTTTTGGAGCGATGCCCGCGCTTTTCGCGGCGGTCGGCAGAATTCGGACCGCCCGGAACTTGGCGCTGGCGCTGGCGCTCATGGTCATGCTCCATCCCCGGGCCTACTGGCTGCCGGCCTCCCTGCCGTTTCTGGGGATCGGACGCTCGGTTTTCGATCCTGATTTCAGCCTTGAAGGTCTGGACGCGTTTCGGATCGGCATGGCTCGCAGTGTTTTTGACCGGCTGGACGCCCTGAACGAAGGGCGCCGCAGCACTGCCGCCTCCCTGAGAGAAACCTTGCGGGAAGCGCCCGGCGTGCGTGTCATTCAGGCTGCCGATGGAACCTATCCCGTGTATCTGCGCCTGCCCGTCCTGCCTGTTTCAGGTGCCTGGCCAGGGGATTTCGCGTCTCGAGCGAAAGCCCTGGGCGTGATCCGCTCCTATCCCCTGGCCTTGCACCACATCCCGAAGCTCGCGCGTTATATAACGTCCGCCGGGGAGTATCCGACGGCCGAGATGCTGGCCGAAAACCTCCTGACCCTGCCGACCCACGGCCACGTGCGCGACAACGACATAAAGGCCATCGTGCGGATTTTCGGGGAACTGCCTCTGGAGAAGTGCGCAGGCTTCAAGGAGGTCGCGGCATGA
- a CDS encoding glycosyltransferase family 2 protein, with product MSTLFWLSFAALAYAFAGYPVLVRVAAAVWGKRILRDEGVVPRISVLLSVYNEEPVIRQKIENFLALDYPEDRIELIVISDGCTDQTEEIVRSFAITRVRLFIQEERGGKTLALNRGAAEATGEILVFTDANSMFRPASIRKLVAPFADATVGLVSGRSIYVDSEGNETLGGVYRRYEEWIKEGESRLFSIVGADGAIYALRRDVFEPLKPEFINDLLHPIQVVSKGLKAVSEPLALVVEACEDDGDAELKRQTRIMAQSWHVCLRHLGGIIRDGQYGYAWQMASHKILRWITLPMLGALGLSAFFNLFNFFPTLSFVSLFWLVSFAWLGSKGKDGIARVAWVFFVLHWAALIGLYKLIIGETFVKWEPRTN from the coding sequence ATGAGCACGCTGTTCTGGCTTTCCTTCGCTGCTCTTGCGTATGCGTTTGCCGGATATCCTGTTCTGGTTCGAGTTGCCGCAGCCGTGTGGGGCAAGAGAATTTTGCGTGACGAGGGCGTTGTCCCACGCATCAGCGTGCTCTTGTCCGTGTACAACGAAGAGCCGGTCATTCGGCAGAAGATAGAAAATTTCCTGGCACTGGACTACCCGGAAGACCGTATTGAACTGATCGTGATTTCCGATGGGTGTACTGATCAGACAGAGGAGATTGTTCGCTCCTTCGCAATAACTCGGGTGCGTCTTTTCATTCAAGAAGAGCGTGGCGGGAAAACCTTGGCCTTGAATCGGGGTGCTGCAGAAGCCACAGGCGAAATTCTCGTTTTTACGGACGCGAATTCCATGTTTCGTCCTGCAAGTATCCGAAAACTGGTGGCTCCCTTTGCCGACGCCACAGTCGGCTTGGTCAGTGGCCGCAGCATTTACGTGGATTCCGAAGGAAACGAAACATTGGGCGGCGTTTATCGCCGCTATGAAGAATGGATCAAGGAAGGCGAGAGCAGGCTTTTTTCCATTGTTGGAGCGGATGGAGCGATCTATGCCCTGCGTCGGGATGTTTTTGAGCCGCTTAAACCTGAATTTATCAATGATCTGCTACATCCGATCCAAGTGGTCTCAAAAGGCTTGAAGGCTGTGAGCGAACCTTTGGCTCTCGTGGTCGAGGCCTGTGAAGATGATGGAGATGCGGAATTGAAACGTCAGACCCGGATCATGGCTCAATCATGGCATGTGTGTTTGCGTCATTTAGGTGGAATAATTCGAGACGGACAATATGGTTATGCATGGCAAATGGCTTCTCATAAAATTTTACGATGGATTACTCTGCCTATGCTCGGTGCTTTGGGTCTGAGTGCCTTTTTTAATCTTTTTAATTTCTTTCCCACGCTTTCTTTTGTCAGTCTCTTCTGGCTGGTTTCTTTTGCTTGGCTGGGATCAAAAGGGAAAGATGGTATTGCAAGAGTCGCTTGGGTGTTTTTTGTTTTGCACTGGGCTGCATTGATTGGTTTGTATAAATTAATTATAGGGGAAACTTTTGTAAAATGGGAACCAAGAACAAATTAA
- a CDS encoding acyltransferase has product MKSNKNKLKIWYYLKEFYRIIRWSSRATSFLHVLAMWAPFNSWRIFFHKLRGTKIGRKVYICQGAFLEESRPWLINIKDGARIGVGVIIVSHDGVYVPYLEGMPNKYSRVIIDKKASICPGAIILPGVHIGEEAVVAPGAVVHRDVAPRIIVAGIPAKQILLLDEALLKLAPKKQYWIEMEEKTRYPWKCDDES; this is encoded by the coding sequence ATGAAATCAAATAAAAATAAGTTAAAAATTTGGTATTATCTAAAAGAATTTTACAGGATAATTCGATGGAGTTCTCGTGCAACTTCTTTTCTGCATGTTCTTGCAATGTGGGCCCCATTCAACTCTTGGCGTATTTTTTTTCATAAATTACGTGGTACAAAGATTGGAAGAAAAGTTTATATATGCCAGGGTGCATTTTTAGAAGAGTCGAGACCATGGTTAATAAATATTAAAGATGGAGCTCGGATTGGGGTCGGTGTAATTATAGTTAGTCATGATGGTGTATATGTGCCGTACTTAGAAGGTATGCCAAATAAATATTCAAGAGTGATTATTGATAAAAAGGCATCAATTTGTCCGGGGGCGATCATATTGCCTGGTGTCCACATTGGTGAAGAAGCGGTGGTCGCTCCTGGTGCAGTTGTGCATCGTGATGTTGCTCCCAGAATTATTGTGGCTGGAATACCAGCCAAGCAAATCCTGCTGCTAGATGAAGCGCTTTTGAAGCTTGCGCCGAAAAAGCAATATTGGATAGAAATGGAGGAGAAAACTCGATATCCTTGGAAGTGTGATGATGAGTCTTAA
- a CDS encoding lipid II:glycine glycyltransferase FemX, whose amino-acid sequence MMSLKVIICEERDQQNWDEYVSDHTYGHFMQSWAWGVFKEQQGWRPMRFFALRDGAPCGAMQVLTRGVLGKECLLYAPRGPVLDMNDLEVMDSLLCAVKSYYPNGITLRMDPYVREGEIGTDVFRGLRRLPEEWSFWNCPKYVFWLDTSGGTAQVFDAFGTKQRNQINYPAKRGVVFVKGGIDDVDDFYRLMVSMSLQKGIACHAKPFFQKLFTVFCNNKMADISFAEIDGERIACGMSLRFGKKSWLMYAATDENGYNFRASRAVQWDMITSALENGCKRYDFRGTATGRNPSLNDPGYGVYEFKKKFCPEFVVLDGYYDYVLRPILYKIFRFAEVFALPLAYNTYKKVHSFVDRSHVAKL is encoded by the coding sequence ATGATGAGTCTTAAAGTTATAATTTGCGAAGAACGCGATCAACAAAACTGGGATGAATATGTAAGTGATCATACCTATGGTCATTTTATGCAATCGTGGGCGTGGGGTGTTTTTAAGGAGCAGCAAGGTTGGCGTCCGATGCGTTTTTTTGCTCTGCGAGATGGTGCTCCATGTGGTGCGATGCAGGTTCTTACCCGTGGTGTACTTGGAAAGGAATGTCTTTTGTACGCTCCGCGTGGGCCCGTTTTAGATATGAATGATTTAGAAGTTATGGACTCTTTGCTTTGTGCTGTTAAGAGCTACTATCCGAACGGAATAACTTTACGAATGGATCCATATGTCAGGGAGGGTGAAATTGGGACCGACGTCTTTCGTGGCCTTCGTAGATTGCCTGAAGAATGGTCATTTTGGAATTGTCCTAAGTACGTTTTTTGGCTTGATACATCCGGTGGGACTGCTCAAGTATTTGATGCTTTTGGTACTAAGCAAAGGAACCAAATCAACTATCCCGCAAAGCGGGGGGTTGTTTTCGTGAAAGGCGGTATTGATGATGTTGATGATTTTTATAGGTTGATGGTTTCTATGTCACTGCAAAAAGGTATTGCATGTCACGCGAAACCTTTTTTTCAAAAGCTTTTTACAGTATTTTGTAATAATAAAATGGCAGATATTTCTTTTGCTGAAATTGATGGTGAGCGCATTGCTTGCGGTATGAGCTTGCGATTCGGTAAAAAATCATGGTTAATGTATGCTGCGACGGATGAAAATGGTTATAATTTCCGAGCAAGTCGTGCAGTACAGTGGGATATGATTACGTCAGCTTTAGAAAATGGATGTAAGAGATATGATTTTCGAGGGACGGCGACAGGTCGCAATCCGAGCTTGAATGATCCGGGTTATGGTGTTTATGAATTTAAAAAGAAATTTTGTCCCGAATTTGTAGTCCTTGATGGATATTATGACTATGTTTTACGTCCGATTTTATATAAAATTTTTCGTTTTGCGGAAGTTTTTGCTCTGCCGCTTGCTTATAATACGTATAAAAAAGTTCATTCTTTTGTGGATAGATCGCATGTTGCTAAATTGTAA
- a CDS encoding glycosyltransferase family 4 protein, which yields MNKNVVFVSYHFPPDSSVGTLRTQKFVKYLPEHGWKPFVLTVKECHYPSIDNDRLKDIEAAVVERTSFWRTPLQLLIDLRDGLRANKKTPSASTSSGGKPGMTTTFRHSGLKRWLFYLNWFPDDKLYWLFPALKKGLALIRAHDIQRIVVSAPPRSSILLAYLLSRLTGAKLVIDFRDPWLLRHGYNTDFFKPQRLLDVEFKLQTRILRHAAAVVTTNDFFRSALLSENNFLSPDSVHVVHNGYDLADFPSMRREESRAFSISYLGTFYMQRNPENFLRALALFMDEKGLSSADVEVHFVGDTENASGSPVRAMIENNELGDVVSISAKVDYARALQIMCQSSVLLLLAPDQPYQIPAKTYEYMAAGRPVLALTEAGATAALIASSGCGIAVEPGDIEGIRHALARLYEGYLSRTEYVCDVSIFERRNQTSLLAGILDGINAA from the coding sequence ATGAATAAAAACGTTGTTTTCGTATCTTATCATTTTCCTCCGGATTCTTCCGTGGGGACCTTACGCACTCAGAAGTTCGTCAAATACCTTCCAGAGCATGGCTGGAAGCCTTTTGTCCTGACAGTGAAAGAATGCCATTATCCTTCCATCGACAATGATCGTTTGAAAGATATAGAGGCGGCTGTCGTTGAGCGGACTTCTTTCTGGCGAACTCCTTTGCAGTTACTTATCGACTTGCGCGATGGGCTTCGCGCCAACAAGAAAACACCATCAGCCTCAACTTCGTCCGGTGGCAAACCAGGAATGACCACGACTTTTAGGCACTCTGGCTTGAAGCGTTGGTTGTTCTATCTCAACTGGTTTCCAGATGACAAACTCTACTGGCTTTTTCCGGCTCTTAAAAAAGGACTGGCCCTGATCAGGGCGCACGACATCCAGCGCATTGTGGTATCGGCTCCTCCGCGCAGTTCAATCTTGCTGGCCTATCTGCTGTCCCGGCTGACCGGGGCGAAGCTGGTCATCGATTTCAGGGATCCGTGGCTTCTCAGGCATGGATACAATACGGATTTCTTCAAGCCGCAGAGGTTATTGGACGTTGAGTTTAAGCTTCAGACCCGCATTTTGCGGCATGCGGCTGCAGTGGTCACTACAAACGACTTTTTTCGGTCTGCTTTGCTAAGCGAGAATAACTTTCTATCTCCTGATAGCGTCCATGTGGTTCACAATGGGTATGATTTGGCTGATTTCCCCTCAATGCGAAGAGAGGAAAGCCGCGCTTTTTCCATCTCTTACTTGGGAACCTTCTACATGCAGCGCAATCCTGAAAATTTTCTGCGCGCCCTGGCGCTGTTCATGGATGAGAAGGGGTTATCGTCCGCGGATGTGGAAGTTCATTTCGTCGGCGACACGGAGAACGCCTCTGGATCGCCTGTCCGCGCGATGATCGAGAATAACGAACTTGGGGACGTGGTTTCGATATCTGCCAAGGTCGATTATGCACGGGCTCTCCAGATTATGTGTCAGTCCAGCGTGCTCTTGCTGCTTGCTCCGGACCAGCCCTATCAAATTCCGGCCAAGACATACGAGTACATGGCTGCTGGCCGTCCTGTTTTGGCCTTGACAGAAGCTGGTGCCACGGCGGCGCTGATCGCGTCTTCGGGATGTGGGATAGCCGTGGAGCCGGGCGATATCGAAGGCATCAGACACGCTCTTGCTCGATTGTATGAAGGCTATTTGAGTAGGACTGAGTATGTCTGTGACGTTAGCATTTTTGAACGACGCAACCAGACTTCACTGCTCGCCGGCATATTGGATGGGATCAATGCAGCATAA
- a CDS encoding O-antigen ligase family protein, protein MPVLAAGLLILVFVGRVQELFPVLAPLRLGLVALVMNALILLATLDLADLRFKMRILPQPRLLFVILVLALLTVPFSVWPGGSWNFISNSYLNNIFAFFVLLLVMKDERDIRGIVFAGLLSVFLLGTLGMLGHAGGRLQISSTYDPNDIAYLMNCFIPLAFYLSRSGGKFRMVCCYLMMALMIVVVISTASRGGFVSLASIFVVILLKERQKKLKILLLSIFVVFTALSFAGPEYWQRMGTIVDESDYNYQAGGGRIELWKRGLGMIIDNPLIGAGMGQYQVAEGLLHKGQGGWKWSTAHNSYLQIGVELGLPGLIVYLMMLAKSIVVARKLQITPSPFERSPFLLATVSGLEVGFYAYCISSIFLSQAYSSVLFYFLALITALCALSFRMQAPVNREIVADKSRPKLSLRKPYA, encoded by the coding sequence ATGCCTGTCCTGGCTGCCGGCCTGTTAATCTTGGTGTTTGTTGGACGCGTGCAAGAACTGTTTCCTGTATTGGCCCCTTTGCGTTTAGGGCTCGTTGCCCTGGTCATGAACGCATTGATTCTGTTGGCCACCCTCGACCTTGCTGATCTTAGATTCAAGATGCGTATCCTGCCCCAGCCAAGGCTTTTGTTCGTGATCTTGGTGTTGGCCTTGTTGACTGTGCCCTTCAGCGTCTGGCCAGGAGGAAGTTGGAATTTTATTTCAAATAGCTATTTAAATAATATATTTGCCTTTTTCGTTCTCCTGCTTGTCATGAAAGATGAACGGGACATCAGGGGAATTGTCTTTGCGGGGCTGCTTTCCGTGTTTTTGCTCGGCACTTTGGGCATGTTGGGGCATGCCGGAGGGCGCTTGCAGATTTCGAGTACATATGATCCTAACGATATCGCATACTTAATGAATTGCTTCATACCTCTCGCCTTTTATCTTTCCCGGAGCGGCGGCAAGTTTCGCATGGTCTGTTGTTACTTGATGATGGCTTTGATGATCGTCGTGGTCATAAGTACGGCCTCCCGGGGCGGTTTTGTCAGCCTTGCTTCCATATTTGTGGTTATCCTGCTCAAAGAACGGCAGAAAAAGCTGAAGATCCTCCTCCTTTCCATTTTTGTCGTGTTTACGGCCCTGAGTTTCGCAGGCCCTGAATACTGGCAGAGAATGGGAACGATTGTCGACGAGAGCGACTACAACTACCAGGCCGGGGGGGGGCGCATCGAACTATGGAAGCGAGGGCTTGGCATGATAATCGACAATCCGCTGATTGGTGCGGGAATGGGACAATATCAAGTTGCCGAAGGGCTTCTTCATAAAGGTCAAGGCGGATGGAAATGGAGCACAGCACATAATTCTTATTTGCAGATTGGGGTGGAGTTGGGATTGCCGGGCTTAATAGTATACCTGATGATGCTCGCCAAAAGCATTGTTGTAGCGCGAAAGCTTCAGATTACACCTAGTCCTTTTGAAAGATCTCCGTTCTTGCTAGCCACAGTTTCCGGGCTGGAGGTCGGTTTTTATGCGTATTGCATCTCTTCTATCTTCCTATCTCAAGCTTATTCATCGGTCTTGTTCTATTTTCTGGCGCTGATCACGGCCTTGTGCGCGTTATCATTCAGGATGCAGGCACCTGTAAACCGAGAAATTGTGGCAGACAAGAGTCGTCCTAAATTGTCGTTGCGGAAACCTTATGCGTAA